The following coding sequences are from one Gadus macrocephalus chromosome 3, ASM3116895v1 window:
- the sirt7 gene encoding NAD-dependent protein deacetylase sirtuin-7 isoform X2, whose product MEADTGAGVSRAEKKALDKAKIVHRETERNVLKTVTRILKKAEDERTEEEARTLLRHPSAVEQVRGRSVRSGQQRRRREEVCDGVEELRTKVSQLAAAVRCAQHLVVYTGAGISTAASIPDYRGPNGVWTQLQKGQAVSSSDLGRAEPTLTHMCIKALHQQNLVCASCIPAREYVRVFDVTERTALRRHATGRRCGLCGAELRDTIVHFGERGTLEQPLNWSGAAAAAGSADLILCLGSSLKVLKKYACLWSMNRPAKRRPLLFIVNLQWTPKDDLATLKINGRCDEVMELLMEELDLQIPSYNKAEDPIFHQATPLRPEEELSHTRCLIAPPAGQEDQPPDAQGHAPPAPQPVQGGWFGRGFSKGRKRKKRKAV is encoded by the exons ATGGAAGCAGACACAGGAGCCGGTGTGTCCCGGGCGGAGAAGAAAGCCCTGGACAAGGCGAAGATCGTGCACCGGGAGACCGAAAGGAACGTGTTGAAGACG GTCACACGGATCTTGAAGAAGGCGGAGGACGAGCGAACGGAGGAGGAGGCACGCACGCTTCTCCGGCACCCGTCGGCGGTTGAGCAGGTCCGGGGGCGGAGCGTCCGGAGCGggcagcagaggaggaggagggaggag GTGTGTGACGgcgtggaggagctgaggacCAAGGTGTCCCAGCTGGCTGCCGCCGTCCGGTGCGCTCAGCACCTGGTTGTCTACACCGGAGCCGGCATCAGCACG GCCGCGTCGATCCCGGACTACAGAGGACCCAACGGGGTCTGGACGCAGCTGCAGAAAGGACAGGCGGTCAG CTCGTCTGACCTGGGGAGGGCCGAacccaccctcacacacatgtgtatcAAAGCGTTGCATCAGCAGAATCTG GTGTGTGCGTCGTGCATCCCGGCCCGGGagtacgtgcgtgtgtttgacgtGACGGAGCGCACAGCGCTGCGCCGCCACGCCACCGGGCGGCGCTGCGGCCTTTGCGGGGCGGAGCTCCGGGACACCATCGTCCACTTCGGGGAGCGAGGAACGCTGGAGCAGCCGCTGAACTGgagcggggcggcggcggcggccgggagCGCCGACCTCATCCTCTGCCTCGGCTCCAGCCTCAAG GTTTTAAAGAAGTACGCTTGTCTGTGGAGCATGAACCGACCGGCCAAGAGGCGGCCCCTGCTCTTCATCGTTAACCTCCAG TGGACTCCAAAAGATGATTTGGCGACACTGAAGATCAACGGGAGGTGTGATGAGGTGATGGAgctgctgatggaggagctggaccTTCAGATTCCTTCATACAACAA GGCGGAGGACCCCATCTTCCACCAGGCCACGCCCCTCAGGCCGGAGGAGGAGCTCAGTCACACCCGCTGCCTCAtagcaccccctgctggccagGAGGACCAGCCCCCCGACGCCCAGGGCCACGCCCCTCCGGCCCCCCAGCCGGTGCAGGGCGGTTGGTTCGGGCGGGGCTTCTCtaaagggaggaagaggaagaagaggaaggctGTTTAA
- the sirt7 gene encoding NAD-dependent protein deacetylase sirtuin-7 isoform X1, whose amino-acid sequence MEADTGAGVSRAEKKALDKAKIVHRETERNVLKTVTRILKKAEDERTEEEARTLLRHPSAVEQVRGRSVRSGQQRRRREEVCDGVEELRTKVSQLAAAVRCAQHLVVYTGAGISTAASIPDYRGPNGVWTQLQKGQAVSSSDLGRAEPTLTHMCIKALHQQNLVKHVVSQNCDGLHLRSGLPQHALSELHGNMFIEVCASCIPAREYVRVFDVTERTALRRHATGRRCGLCGAELRDTIVHFGERGTLEQPLNWSGAAAAAGSADLILCLGSSLKVLKKYACLWSMNRPAKRRPLLFIVNLQWTPKDDLATLKINGRCDEVMELLMEELDLQIPSYNKAEDPIFHQATPLRPEEELSHTRCLIAPPAGQEDQPPDAQGHAPPAPQPVQGGWFGRGFSKGRKRKKRKAV is encoded by the exons ATGGAAGCAGACACAGGAGCCGGTGTGTCCCGGGCGGAGAAGAAAGCCCTGGACAAGGCGAAGATCGTGCACCGGGAGACCGAAAGGAACGTGTTGAAGACG GTCACACGGATCTTGAAGAAGGCGGAGGACGAGCGAACGGAGGAGGAGGCACGCACGCTTCTCCGGCACCCGTCGGCGGTTGAGCAGGTCCGGGGGCGGAGCGTCCGGAGCGggcagcagaggaggaggagggaggag GTGTGTGACGgcgtggaggagctgaggacCAAGGTGTCCCAGCTGGCTGCCGCCGTCCGGTGCGCTCAGCACCTGGTTGTCTACACCGGAGCCGGCATCAGCACG GCCGCGTCGATCCCGGACTACAGAGGACCCAACGGGGTCTGGACGCAGCTGCAGAAAGGACAGGCGGTCAG CTCGTCTGACCTGGGGAGGGCCGAacccaccctcacacacatgtgtatcAAAGCGTTGCATCAGCAGAATCTG GTGAAGCACGTGGTGTCTCAGAACTGTGACGGGCTGCACCTGAGGAGCGGGCTCCCCCAACACGCCCTCTCTGAGCTGCACGGGAACATGTTCATCGAG GTGTGTGCGTCGTGCATCCCGGCCCGGGagtacgtgcgtgtgtttgacgtGACGGAGCGCACAGCGCTGCGCCGCCACGCCACCGGGCGGCGCTGCGGCCTTTGCGGGGCGGAGCTCCGGGACACCATCGTCCACTTCGGGGAGCGAGGAACGCTGGAGCAGCCGCTGAACTGgagcggggcggcggcggcggccgggagCGCCGACCTCATCCTCTGCCTCGGCTCCAGCCTCAAG GTTTTAAAGAAGTACGCTTGTCTGTGGAGCATGAACCGACCGGCCAAGAGGCGGCCCCTGCTCTTCATCGTTAACCTCCAG TGGACTCCAAAAGATGATTTGGCGACACTGAAGATCAACGGGAGGTGTGATGAGGTGATGGAgctgctgatggaggagctggaccTTCAGATTCCTTCATACAACAA GGCGGAGGACCCCATCTTCCACCAGGCCACGCCCCTCAGGCCGGAGGAGGAGCTCAGTCACACCCGCTGCCTCAtagcaccccctgctggccagGAGGACCAGCCCCCCGACGCCCAGGGCCACGCCCCTCCGGCCCCCCAGCCGGTGCAGGGCGGTTGGTTCGGGCGGGGCTTCTCtaaagggaggaagaggaagaagaggaaggctGTTTAA
- the LOC132454770 gene encoding ethanolamine-phosphate cytidylyltransferase-like has product MIKNGHHAADREAERGEPPGGSDLDQRSVVRVWCDGCYDMVHYGHSNQLRQAKAMGDYLVVGVHTDAEISRHKGPPVFTQAERYKMVRAIKWVDEIVEGAPYVTTLQTLDQFNCDFCVHGDDITLTVDGEDTYAEVKREQRYRECKRTQGVSTTDLVGRMLLMTKTHHSNMDNPDYLQHTDNFGKGPKGHSPWTGVSQFLQTSQKIIQFASGKEPQAGDTIIYVAGAFDLFHIGHVDFLEKVYNQAEKPYVIVGLHFDQEVNRYKGKNYPIMNVHERTLSVLACRYVSEVVIGAPYAVGRDLLDHFKVDLVCHGKTEVFPDKDGSDPYAEPKKRGVFRTLDSDNGLTTDDIVQRIIENRLLFEARNQKKEAKEMAVFEAMKRRGETTEDAAKLASQ; this is encoded by the exons ATGATTAAGAACGGGCACCATGCGGCGGAccgggaggcggagagaggcgAGCCTCCGGGCGGGTCCGACCTGGACCAGAGGAGCGTCGTTAGGGTGTGGTGTGACGGCTG CTACGACATGGTTCACTACGGACACTCGAACCAGCTGCGGCAGGCCAAGGCCATGGGCGACTacctggtggtgggggtccACACCGACG CCGAGATCTCGCGGCACAAGGGCCCCCCGGTCTTCACCCAGGCGGAGCGCTACAAGATGGTGCGCGCCATCAAGTGGGTGGACGAGATCGTGGAGGGGGCGCCCTACGTCACCACGCTGCAGACGCTCGACCAGTTCAACTGTGACTTCTGCGTGCACGGAG ACGACATCACGCTCACGGTGGACGGCGAGGACACGTACGCCGAGGTGAAGCGCGAGCAGCGCTACAGGGAGTGCAAGAGGACCCAGGGCGTCTCCACCACCGACCTGGTGGGTCGCATGCTGCTCATGACCAAGACCCACCACAGCAACATG GACAATCCCGACTACCTGCAGCACACAGACAACTTCGGGAAG GGTCCTAAAGGCCACAGCCCGTGGACCGGCGTCTCCCAGTTCCTCCAGACCTCCCAGAAGATCATCCAGTTTGCGTCGGGGAAGGAGCCTCAGGCCGGAGACACCATCATCTACGTGGCCGGGGCCTTCGACCTCTTCC ACATCGGCCACGTTGACTTCCTGGAGAAGGTCTACAACCAGGCAGAGAAGCCTTACGTCATCGTTGGCCTGCACTttgaccag GAAGTGAACCGCTACAAAGGGAAGAACTACCCAATCATGAACGTCCACGAGAGGACGCTCAGCGTCCTGGCCTGCAGG TACGTGTCTGAGGTGGTGATCGGGGCACCCTACGCCGTGGGCCGGGACCTGCTGGATCACTTCAAG gTCGACCTGGTGTGTCACGGCAAGACGGAGGTGTTCCCGGACAAGGACGGATCTGACCCCTACGCA GAGCCCAAGAAGAGGGGCGTGTTCCGGACGCTGGACAGCGACAACGGCCTGACCACAGACGACATCGTCCAGAGAATCATCGAGAACAG gCTGCTCTTTGAGGCCAGGAACCAGAAGAAGGAGGCCAAGGAGATGGCGGTGTTCGAggcgatgaagaggaggggggagactacGGAGGACGCCGCCAAGTTGGCCTCCCAGTAG